One Alicyclobacillus acidoterrestris DNA window includes the following coding sequences:
- the galE gene encoding UDP-glucose 4-epimerase GalE, producing MSVLVTGGAGYIGSHTVAELVAHGEEVVVVDNLSTGHSGAIYALGVPFYHMDIRETERLREIFSRHAVDTVVHFAANSLVGESVQDPLKYYENNVAATGRLLEAMVESGVQNIVFSSTAAVYGEPARVPIAETDATSPTNPYGDTKLTIERMLDWSYQAYGLKSIRLRYFNAAGAHPTLPIGEDHRPETHLIPVVLQVALGQREHVAIFGDDYDTEDGTCVRDYIHVMDLASAHRLAIERMRSGEGTAESFNLGNGTGFSVRQVVEVSRKVTGHSIQAVNAARRAGDPARLVASSSLARSTLGWTPQFADLETIVASAWNWHQAHPQGFGE from the coding sequence ATGTCTGTCTTAGTTACGGGCGGAGCAGGCTACATTGGGAGTCATACCGTGGCCGAACTTGTCGCGCACGGCGAAGAGGTCGTGGTGGTCGACAACCTGTCGACAGGGCATTCGGGTGCCATTTATGCGCTAGGGGTTCCTTTTTATCACATGGACATTCGCGAGACGGAGCGCCTGCGTGAAATTTTCAGTCGGCATGCGGTTGACACGGTGGTACATTTTGCTGCCAATTCGCTGGTAGGCGAGAGCGTGCAAGACCCTCTGAAGTATTATGAAAACAATGTCGCGGCCACTGGGCGGCTGCTCGAGGCGATGGTCGAGTCTGGCGTGCAAAACATCGTGTTCTCCTCGACGGCCGCTGTCTATGGTGAGCCGGCGCGCGTGCCGATTGCAGAAACCGACGCGACTTCGCCGACAAATCCGTATGGCGACACGAAATTGACGATTGAGAGAATGCTCGACTGGTCCTATCAAGCGTATGGGCTGAAGTCGATTCGTCTCCGGTATTTCAATGCCGCTGGCGCACATCCGACGCTGCCGATAGGCGAAGACCATCGACCGGAGACGCACCTGATCCCAGTGGTGTTGCAGGTGGCTTTGGGACAGCGTGAACACGTTGCAATTTTTGGTGACGACTACGATACGGAAGATGGGACTTGTGTGCGCGACTATATTCACGTCATGGACTTGGCGAGTGCACATCGCCTAGCTATCGAGCGGATGCGCAGTGGCGAAGGAACTGCGGAGTCATTCAATCTGGGGAATGGGACAGGCTTTTCCGTTCGACAAGTGGTTGAGGTATCGCGGAAGGTGACGGGGCACTCGATTCAAGCGGTGAACGCTGCCCGTCGCGCAGGGGATCCGGCCCGCCTCGTCGCCTCTTCCAGCCTGGCGAGGTCCACGCTTGGCTGGACGCCGCAGTTCGCCGATTTGGAGACGATTGTCGCGAGCGCGTGGAACTGGCATCAAGCACATCCACAAGGTTTTGGGGAGTGA
- the galT gene encoding galactose-1-phosphate uridylyltransferase has product MAELRFNPLLRDWTMVASNRQKRPNMPKGDCPFCPGSGKVPDHYDVYKYDNDFPALSPTPPEPDEVATGLYQTAPSYGKCEVILYSPDHHATLPQLPISHIRKLVDLWAERFQALSQDTRHKYILIFENRGPEVGVTMPHPHGQIYAYPYVPQKLRVELESCRDHHAQTGHCLICDINHEEASFAERMLIETDAFVSYIPFFTDYPYGAFISSKAHKSNILDFTDAERDDLAKILKIVTAGMDALFDREFPYMMVLHQSPVNLPGGLDAPGFAAPVQVASQDAEKTSQSDMDTYYHFHIEFYPPLRAKDKLKYLASSETGAWAPCNPLAVEDTARVLREAIMRKKEELGID; this is encoded by the coding sequence ATGGCAGAACTGCGTTTTAACCCATTGTTGCGGGATTGGACAATGGTCGCTTCGAACCGGCAAAAACGTCCGAATATGCCGAAAGGCGACTGTCCGTTTTGTCCAGGATCAGGCAAGGTCCCTGATCACTACGACGTGTACAAATACGACAACGATTTCCCTGCGTTATCGCCGACACCGCCCGAACCAGATGAGGTTGCCACAGGCTTGTATCAAACCGCCCCGTCGTACGGCAAATGTGAAGTGATTTTGTATTCACCGGACCACCACGCCACGCTGCCGCAGTTGCCGATTTCGCATATTCGCAAGCTGGTGGATTTGTGGGCGGAAAGGTTTCAAGCACTCTCCCAGGACACTCGCCACAAATACATCTTGATTTTCGAAAACCGTGGGCCAGAGGTCGGCGTGACGATGCCGCACCCGCATGGGCAAATTTACGCCTACCCCTATGTACCACAAAAGTTGCGCGTGGAACTTGAATCCTGTCGAGATCACCATGCACAAACTGGACATTGCCTCATCTGTGACATCAACCACGAGGAGGCGTCGTTTGCCGAGCGAATGCTCATCGAGACGGACGCGTTTGTCAGCTATATTCCATTTTTTACAGATTATCCGTACGGGGCGTTCATCTCCAGTAAGGCACATAAATCGAACATTCTCGATTTCACGGACGCAGAGCGCGACGACTTGGCGAAAATACTCAAAATCGTGACGGCAGGGATGGACGCACTATTTGATAGGGAGTTTCCATACATGATGGTGTTGCACCAGAGCCCGGTCAATCTCCCCGGTGGGTTGGATGCGCCAGGTTTTGCGGCGCCGGTTCAAGTGGCAAGTCAGGATGCCGAAAAAACGTCCCAAAGTGATATGGATACCTACTACCACTTTCATATTGAGTTCTATCCGCCGCTGCGCGCCAAGGATAAGTTGAAATATCTCGCATCGTCCGAGACGGGGGCGTGGGCGCCATGCAATCCGCTCGCAGTAGAAGACACGGCACGCGTCTTGCGTGAAGCCATCATGCGGAAGAAGGAGGAACTTGGTATTGATTAA
- a CDS encoding aminotransferase class I/II-fold pyridoxal phosphate-dependent enzyme, translating to MNQNETPLFDTLLHHAQRKPVQFHIPGHKHGRGMDERFRSFVGEQALSLDLINIAPLDDLHHPTGAIKRAQDLAAQAFGADYTFFSVQGTSTAIMAMVLSTVGPGDKILVPRNVHKSVLTAIILADARPVFLLPELDHEFGISHGLSVEVVANALVEHPDARALVVINPTYFGIAADLERIVEVAHSYGVPVLVDEAHGVHTGFHGALPLSAMQAGADMAATSVHKLGGSMTGSSILNVREGMIDPRHVQVVMSMLMTTSTSYLLLASLDVARKELAEHGQERIAAAIDLALQARDRINDIPGLHCLDESRLNSSAAFALDPTKLTVSVKDLGVTGYDVERMLRENYNIEVELSDLYNILCIISWGDEQSDIDALVEALTEIAKTYEERHGKREVVVQLPSMPTLKMSPRAAFYAKTEVVPLQEAVGRTMAEMVMVYPPGIPILLPGEVITQDNIDYIEANLRAGLPVQGPDDPEIRMIKVVKSDT from the coding sequence TTGAATCAGAACGAAACACCGCTATTTGATACCTTACTTCATCATGCACAGCGCAAACCTGTGCAATTTCATATCCCGGGCCATAAACACGGACGCGGCATGGATGAGCGATTTCGCTCCTTTGTTGGTGAACAGGCGCTGTCTTTGGATTTAATTAACATTGCACCGCTCGACGACTTGCATCATCCAACCGGTGCGATTAAACGCGCACAGGACTTGGCTGCACAGGCGTTTGGTGCGGATTATACATTCTTTTCGGTACAGGGGACGAGCACGGCCATCATGGCGATGGTGTTGTCCACGGTTGGCCCCGGGGATAAAATTCTCGTGCCGCGAAACGTTCACAAGTCGGTGCTGACGGCCATTATTTTGGCTGACGCGCGGCCGGTTTTTCTGCTTCCGGAGCTAGATCACGAGTTCGGCATTTCGCACGGCCTATCTGTGGAGGTCGTCGCAAATGCACTGGTCGAGCACCCAGACGCGCGGGCGCTGGTGGTCATTAATCCCACCTACTTTGGGATTGCGGCGGATCTTGAGCGCATTGTCGAGGTGGCACACAGCTATGGCGTGCCGGTGCTCGTGGACGAGGCCCACGGGGTTCACACGGGCTTTCATGGGGCACTGCCGCTGTCTGCGATGCAAGCAGGCGCCGATATGGCAGCGACCAGTGTGCATAAGTTGGGTGGGTCGATGACCGGATCGAGCATCTTGAACGTGCGTGAAGGCATGATTGACCCGCGTCACGTGCAGGTTGTGATGAGTATGCTGATGACGACATCGACGTCTTATCTGCTGCTAGCTTCGCTGGACGTGGCGCGCAAGGAACTCGCTGAGCACGGACAGGAGCGCATCGCGGCGGCAATCGATTTGGCGTTGCAGGCGCGAGATCGTATCAATGACATCCCAGGCTTGCATTGTCTAGACGAGTCACGCCTCAACAGTTCTGCGGCGTTCGCGCTCGATCCGACGAAGTTGACCGTCTCTGTCAAAGACCTTGGGGTCACAGGCTACGATGTCGAACGAATGCTGCGCGAGAATTACAATATTGAGGTCGAATTGAGCGACTTGTATAACATTCTCTGCATCATCTCCTGGGGGGATGAGCAGTCGGATATCGACGCTTTGGTCGAGGCGCTGACGGAAATTGCGAAGACGTACGAAGAGCGCCATGGCAAACGCGAGGTTGTCGTGCAACTACCGTCGATGCCGACGCTCAAAATGTCGCCGCGGGCGGCGTTTTACGCCAAGACCGAAGTCGTTCCCCTGCAAGAGGCGGTCGGCCGCACGATGGCGGAGATGGTGATGGTGTACCCACCGGGCATCCCAATTTTGTTGCCAGGAGAGGTCATCACGCAGGATAATATTGACTATATCGAGGCGAACTTGCGGGCTGGTCTACCTGTCCAAGGGCCGGATGACCCAGAAATCCGCATGATTAAAGTGGTTAAAAGCGACACTTAG
- a CDS encoding YwhD family protein, whose protein sequence is MQKLNLTGSAKHQTDDQMKGLSAVFVDGDEVFVDNGAIHAKSRLEVGIKFVSSLEEVPNPRHIEGIWITLKRQANGLGYTGAMPFELWIDSDSKLGYKKLSDHVNQMDKAVRGNVDLSRLSKEAVVKAGQFLQTVRADLWENATDAFRAAFSQAED, encoded by the coding sequence ATGCAGAAACTCAATCTTACAGGTAGTGCAAAACACCAGACGGATGATCAGATGAAAGGCCTCTCCGCAGTCTTTGTCGACGGGGATGAGGTGTTTGTAGATAACGGCGCAATTCACGCCAAAAGTAGACTCGAAGTCGGAATCAAGTTTGTGTCTTCCTTAGAAGAAGTTCCGAATCCAAGGCACATTGAAGGAATTTGGATCACGCTCAAACGCCAGGCAAACGGCCTGGGCTATACGGGGGCTATGCCATTTGAATTATGGATTGACTCAGACAGCAAGTTGGGGTACAAAAAACTGTCGGATCATGTGAATCAAATGGATAAAGCGGTTCGTGGCAACGTCGATTTATCGAGACTGTCAAAGGAAGCGGTCGTGAAGGCCGGGCAGTTTTTACAAACAGTTCGGGCCGATTTGTGGGAAAATGCGACAGACGCGTTTCGCGCCGCGTTTTCTCAGGCCGAAGACTAG
- a CDS encoding DedA family protein, with translation MSTSILVEGVPGPNVHFFRKMRYDNQVWLLGYPGNGGFNLSGLSVLISHYGNTAIFLLMLIESICIPIPSEVIMSFGGFMAAQGTLNFWWVIVIGTVANVLGGLIAYAIGRYGGRPLILRYGRYVLLSPEHLQRAETWFSRFGELTVFFGRMVPAVRTFVSLPAGFASMSVWRFLVFSALGSLPWNFAMTYAGFQLHAHWDVIDEKLKPLTYAGALILVAAVVWFWFRRKKPQGRKNTME, from the coding sequence TTGTCAACGTCAATTCTTGTCGAAGGCGTCCCTGGGCCAAACGTTCACTTTTTCCGAAAGATGCGGTACGATAACCAAGTCTGGTTACTAGGATATCCAGGAAACGGAGGATTCAACTTGTCCGGCCTTAGTGTGCTGATCTCCCATTACGGAAATACAGCCATCTTTCTTCTGATGTTGATTGAGAGCATCTGCATTCCAATCCCGTCCGAAGTCATCATGTCGTTCGGCGGGTTTATGGCGGCGCAAGGCACCTTGAATTTCTGGTGGGTCATCGTCATTGGCACGGTTGCCAACGTGCTAGGCGGACTCATTGCCTACGCCATCGGCCGTTACGGCGGACGCCCACTGATTCTGCGGTATGGACGCTACGTCCTGCTCAGCCCTGAGCACCTGCAGCGCGCGGAAACCTGGTTTAGCCGCTTCGGTGAACTCACGGTATTCTTCGGTCGAATGGTGCCAGCCGTTCGCACCTTTGTCTCGCTGCCAGCCGGTTTTGCGAGCATGTCTGTCTGGCGCTTTCTCGTGTTCTCCGCATTGGGTTCGCTTCCATGGAACTTTGCCATGACCTATGCAGGCTTCCAATTACATGCACATTGGGATGTCATTGACGAGAAACTAAAACCCCTTACATACGCTGGTGCGCTGATCTTAGTAGCCGCCGTGGTCTGGTTCTGGTTTCGGCGGAAAAAGCCTCAGGGTCGCAAAAACACGATGGAATGA
- a CDS encoding galactokinase — MINETAVIQQLAHAKSRFLTWSPGGVEDVRVFYAPGRVNLIGEHTDYNGGYVLPAALDMGTWAFVRTREDGVIRFASTSFAQIVETPVEQMVYRQADDYANYPKGVIHEFQKRGFAVPGFDVLFHGNLPNGAGLSSSASIEVVTAAFVNALVQANLSLEEMALVSKAAENQFVGVNCGIMDQFAVAMGKQNHAISLNCDTLHYQLVPVSLDGVTLVIANTNKRRTLADSKYNARRSECEQALRELQKIRPELRTLADIGEAWPELEPYVTDTTLRRRARHVVLENQRAKRAVEVLRVGDTARFGEMMNASHQSLRDDYEVTGPELDALVEAAWSVEGCIGSRMTGAGFGGCTVSLVSTDCLEEFMVVVKAQYVANIGYEPSFYVTGVGDGVQEVTEEVLACLS; from the coding sequence TTGATTAACGAGACGGCGGTCATTCAACAATTGGCGCATGCTAAATCCCGATTTCTAACATGGTCGCCCGGCGGCGTGGAAGATGTCCGCGTGTTTTACGCACCGGGTCGCGTGAATTTAATTGGGGAACACACGGATTATAACGGCGGTTACGTGCTTCCGGCGGCGCTCGACATGGGGACGTGGGCGTTCGTCCGGACGCGCGAGGACGGTGTCATCCGGTTTGCGTCGACGTCTTTCGCGCAAATCGTGGAGACGCCTGTGGAACAGATGGTCTATCGTCAAGCGGATGACTATGCGAACTACCCAAAAGGCGTCATTCACGAGTTTCAGAAACGGGGATTCGCGGTACCGGGGTTTGACGTGTTATTTCACGGGAATTTGCCGAACGGCGCTGGGCTGTCGAGTTCCGCGTCGATTGAGGTGGTCACGGCGGCCTTCGTGAACGCGTTGGTGCAGGCGAACCTGTCGCTTGAAGAAATGGCGCTCGTGTCGAAGGCGGCGGAGAATCAATTTGTCGGTGTCAACTGCGGCATTATGGATCAATTTGCGGTGGCCATGGGCAAACAAAACCATGCGATTTCTTTGAACTGTGACACGCTTCACTATCAGTTGGTGCCTGTCTCACTCGACGGGGTGACGTTGGTTATCGCCAATACGAATAAGCGTCGCACGCTGGCGGATTCTAAATACAATGCGCGCCGGAGCGAATGCGAACAAGCGCTGCGTGAACTGCAAAAAATTCGCCCGGAACTCAGGACACTTGCGGATATCGGCGAAGCGTGGCCAGAACTCGAGCCTTATGTAACGGATACGACGCTCAGACGGCGCGCGCGCCACGTGGTACTCGAAAATCAGCGTGCCAAACGGGCGGTGGAGGTACTGCGGGTGGGTGACACAGCGCGCTTTGGCGAGATGATGAACGCGTCGCATCAGTCCTTGCGCGACGACTACGAGGTAACCGGGCCGGAGCTCGATGCGTTGGTCGAGGCGGCGTGGTCGGTCGAGGGCTGTATCGGATCGCGAATGACGGGCGCCGGCTTCGGCGGATGTACGGTAAGCCTCGTTTCGACCGATTGCCTGGAGGAATTTATGGTAGTGGTCAAGGCGCAATACGTCGCGAACATCGGCTACGAGCCTTCGTTTTATGTAACCGGTGTCGGGGATGGGGTTCAAGAAGTCACGGAGGAGGTTCTTGCATGTCTGTCTTAG
- a CDS encoding DeoR/GlpR family DNA-binding transcription regulator, with translation MYPAQRRDALVRLLSTEGFVSIHDLATRFDVSEITIRRDLKVLQQQGLVEKVVGGGQLTKSANEPTFMHKRVLQQAEKERIATTALTLIESGMTIGLSAGTTTWTLANRLRYGIRGIEHLTFVTNSTNVAIALKSNGWDDIHLTGGHFRTPSDALVGPLAEESARRLHTDLLFLGVHGVDLAAGVSTPNLQEASIDRVLMERTETVVLVFDHTKWGIRALAHLATLDEVDVVVTDEGDNAREIAQLRQLGPEVLTVSSSQSEGVDNHGRTAF, from the coding sequence ATGTATCCGGCGCAACGTCGTGACGCACTTGTTCGGTTGCTGTCTACAGAAGGGTTTGTGTCCATTCACGATTTGGCCACGCGGTTTGACGTCTCGGAAATCACGATTCGGCGCGACCTCAAGGTTTTGCAACAACAAGGGCTGGTCGAAAAGGTCGTGGGTGGCGGACAGTTGACCAAGAGCGCGAATGAGCCAACCTTTATGCATAAACGCGTCCTTCAGCAAGCGGAGAAGGAGCGCATTGCGACTACGGCATTGACGCTCATCGAGTCCGGTATGACTATCGGACTGTCCGCGGGGACGACCACCTGGACACTTGCGAACCGCTTGCGGTACGGCATTCGTGGCATTGAGCACCTGACATTTGTCACCAATTCTACGAATGTGGCGATTGCGCTGAAATCGAACGGATGGGATGACATCCACTTGACCGGCGGTCATTTTCGCACCCCGTCAGACGCGCTTGTCGGTCCGTTGGCGGAGGAGAGCGCGAGAAGGCTGCACACTGATCTCCTGTTTCTCGGCGTTCACGGCGTCGATCTCGCCGCGGGCGTGAGCACGCCCAATTTGCAGGAGGCCTCGATTGACCGGGTGTTGATGGAGCGCACCGAAACGGTTGTTTTGGTGTTCGATCACACGAAGTGGGGCATCCGCGCGCTCGCACATCTGGCGACATTGGACGAAGTCGATGTCGTCGTGACAGACGAAGGGGACAACGCGCGCGAAATTGCCCAACTTCGTCAACTGGGTCCGGAAGTTTTGACCGTTTCAAGCTCGCAATCGGAAGGAGTCGACAACCATGGCAGAACTGCGTTTTAA
- a CDS encoding HD domain-containing protein: MFEKVLKDPVHDEILFDDPLLWKLVNTSAVQRLRRIRQLGTSYMTYHGAEHTRFAHSLGAYETMRRVLIHLERECGWPNEHRHRQLALAAALLHDLGHGPFSHTFESILGVHHELWTHRIMLEDEQLRTVLDSVDSMFAKDLVSILKKDGRFPAIEALVSSQLDVDRMDYMLRDALSTGVSYGQFELARLIRSLTVRDDHVYVKRQSLHTVEQYLLARYFMYVQVYLHPVTVGSDVLVENILRRARDLVSEGISIEIPGALLAVLNGKDVSVDTYLQLDESVLLYAFHQWSRSDDTILADLADRFLTRRLFAPIVRDEPSVSEWASLRTMAKAMGFPPDYYVTERVSTIPGYEVLGQGLTLLDDFDGYSDLSQVSKLIRTLVPSQEHRLFLPKEMLESDNESLSKRVHSIVFLRP; this comes from the coding sequence GTGTTTGAGAAAGTCTTAAAAGACCCTGTGCACGATGAGATTCTATTTGACGACCCGCTTTTGTGGAAGTTGGTCAACACATCGGCCGTTCAGCGGCTTCGGCGCATTCGGCAATTGGGCACATCCTATATGACCTATCACGGCGCGGAGCACACGCGCTTTGCGCACTCCCTTGGCGCGTATGAAACGATGCGTCGGGTACTGATTCACCTCGAACGCGAGTGTGGTTGGCCGAACGAACACCGGCATCGGCAACTCGCGCTCGCGGCCGCGCTGCTTCATGATTTGGGACATGGCCCATTCTCGCATACGTTTGAATCGATTCTCGGCGTCCATCACGAGTTGTGGACACACCGCATTATGTTGGAAGACGAACAACTGCGAACGGTTCTCGATTCGGTGGATTCGATGTTTGCGAAAGATTTGGTCTCCATTTTAAAGAAGGACGGCCGGTTTCCGGCGATTGAAGCCCTCGTGTCCAGTCAGTTGGATGTCGACAGGATGGATTATATGTTGCGGGATGCGCTGTCGACAGGTGTGTCGTATGGGCAGTTTGAGTTAGCCCGTCTGATTCGCTCGCTGACGGTGCGAGATGACCATGTCTACGTGAAACGGCAATCCCTGCATACGGTGGAGCAATATTTGCTCGCGCGGTATTTTATGTATGTGCAGGTGTATCTGCACCCTGTGACGGTCGGGAGCGACGTATTAGTGGAAAATATTTTACGGCGCGCCAGAGACCTGGTGAGCGAGGGAATTTCGATTGAAATCCCGGGGGCGTTGCTCGCGGTTTTAAATGGCAAAGATGTATCTGTCGACACATATCTACAACTAGACGAATCTGTACTGTTGTATGCGTTTCACCAATGGTCCCGTTCCGATGACACCATCTTGGCGGATTTGGCTGACCGCTTCTTAACGCGCAGACTGTTTGCACCGATTGTGCGGGACGAGCCATCCGTGAGCGAGTGGGCATCGCTGCGCACCATGGCGAAGGCGATGGGATTCCCCCCTGACTATTACGTCACAGAACGCGTGTCTACGATACCGGGATACGAGGTGTTAGGGCAGGGGCTGACCTTGTTGGATGACTTTGACGGCTACTCGGACTTGAGTCAAGTGTCGAAACTGATTCGAACACTTGTCCCAAGTCAAGAACACCGGTTGTTTTTACCAAAGGAAATGTTGGAGAGCGATAATGAATCGCTGTCAAAGCGGGTTCATTCCATCGTGTTTTTGCGACCCTGA
- the bcp gene encoding thioredoxin-dependent thiol peroxidase produces MTELHVGDAAPSFSTIDQDGNTVTLEGLRGQVVVLYFYPKDDTPGCTKEACAFRDLNAAFAEAGAVIYGVSRDTAKSHTKFREKYGLNFPLLADENSELCEAYGVLKEKNMYGKKSIGIERTTFIIDREGNIAAVFPKVKVDGHVDEVLAKVRELV; encoded by the coding sequence ATGACGGAGTTACACGTGGGCGACGCCGCACCAAGTTTTTCTACCATCGACCAAGATGGAAACACGGTTACGCTTGAAGGGCTGCGCGGACAAGTTGTGGTGCTTTATTTCTATCCAAAAGACGACACGCCTGGCTGCACGAAAGAGGCCTGCGCGTTTCGCGATTTGAATGCGGCATTTGCGGAAGCTGGCGCTGTCATTTACGGCGTCTCACGTGATACGGCCAAATCACATACCAAGTTTCGCGAGAAATACGGGCTGAATTTTCCGCTACTCGCCGACGAAAACAGCGAGCTGTGCGAGGCATACGGCGTGTTGAAGGAAAAGAATATGTACGGCAAAAAAAGCATTGGCATTGAGCGCACGACGTTCATCATCGACCGCGAGGGCAACATCGCGGCGGTTTTCCCAAAAGTGAAGGTAGATGGGCACGTGGACGAGGTATTAGCCAAAGTTCGCGAGTTGGTTTGA
- a CDS encoding HesB/IscA family protein, translated as MITLTESAADKLREMIESQGPEEDALRLYTKLGGCTGYSYGMALDAEKPDDHVFSIHGVKVVIDSESLELLDGSEVDYIDDLTGQGFKINNPNATSMCGCGSSFRTATKAGQPGSCD; from the coding sequence ATGATTACGCTCACGGAAAGTGCGGCAGACAAGCTGCGTGAGATGATCGAATCGCAGGGACCCGAAGAGGATGCGCTTCGCTTGTACACGAAGCTAGGCGGTTGCACAGGCTATAGTTACGGGATGGCACTGGACGCTGAGAAACCGGATGATCATGTGTTCTCCATTCACGGTGTCAAAGTCGTGATTGATTCGGAAAGCCTCGAACTACTCGATGGTTCGGAGGTCGATTATATCGATGATTTGACCGGACAGGGCTTTAAAATTAACAATCCGAATGCGACCTCCATGTGTGGGTGCGGATCGAGTTTCCGCACGGCTACGAAGGCGGGTCAACCCGGATCTTGTGACTGA
- a CDS encoding SpoIID/LytB domain-containing protein, which yields MSTRTAKVAIALSVAGTSVAALTVGAMPQAKAQQQTIWNTSIPSVMRVAIRENNPSGEPDPRGRIIYVQSVPFLEYCEDVLPNEWFPSWNPESLKAGAMAIKMFAWYHHLHPVTIDGFTFDVDNTTNFQHFRYLSAQPTTNAAFDAIQNQAYADSGGEIIELNYRAGIENDPNWQYRNAQKMAQWGSQYWAERGQTFLQILQFYYVNRSLYRIQ from the coding sequence GTGTCTACCCGTACAGCGAAAGTAGCAATAGCACTCAGTGTCGCAGGTACATCCGTCGCGGCGCTGACGGTCGGCGCGATGCCACAGGCGAAAGCGCAACAACAGACCATTTGGAATACAAGCATACCGTCCGTGATGCGCGTGGCGATTCGAGAAAACAACCCAAGCGGAGAGCCGGATCCGCGTGGGCGCATCATCTACGTCCAATCCGTCCCGTTCCTAGAGTACTGTGAGGACGTTTTGCCGAATGAGTGGTTTCCATCGTGGAACCCCGAATCGCTGAAGGCCGGCGCCATGGCCATCAAAATGTTCGCTTGGTACCACCATCTTCACCCGGTGACCATTGATGGATTCACCTTCGACGTGGACAACACGACAAATTTCCAACACTTTCGTTATCTATCTGCACAACCGACGACAAACGCGGCATTCGATGCGATTCAGAACCAGGCCTACGCCGACTCTGGAGGCGAAATTATCGAGTTAAATTATCGCGCGGGTATTGAGAATGATCCGAACTGGCAGTACCGCAACGCACAAAAAATGGCGCAATGGGGATCACAATACTGGGCAGAACGAGGGCAAACCTTTCTGCAGATTTTGCAGTTTTACTATGTAAATCGCTCGTTATACAGAATTCAGTAA